GGCCACCAGCGCGGTTTGCTGGGTAAACAGCACCCGGGAGAAATCGTGCTTGACTCGTTGCATCTGAACCACGGTCACCAGGGCGATCATCAGGATCGAGGTGATACTGGTTGCCAATGCAACTTTCGCCTTGATCCCAAGTGGTTTCATGTCGTCCTTGTGCGGGGGCTGCGAGGGAGAAAACCAGGAGTAACAGGAATTTTCCTATCAAAGTTCAATAATGGCAACAGGATTGCGATGGACACACAATTGAATCGCGCGTGACTTGTAACCTGTACTTGCAATGGCGCAAGTGCGGGCTTTGCTTTACGATGCATTACCCTGGGCACGTTGGCGTCGGGGAAACTCACAGTACTCTGGCCTTGATTTGTGGTGAACCCGACCGTCCTGACCCTTGCGACCGCCGTCCTGTTAGCCGGACTGGCTTCTGCGCCGCTGCGCGCGGCCCCCGATACCGATCGCTGGCATGCGCTGGCGCCGGTCGTGTTCGAGCATCTGGCGCCGGCCGAGCGCAATTTCCCCAGCCCCGTGGTGATGAGCATGGCGCAGGATGGCGACGGCTTCCTCTGGTTCGGCTCCCAGGCCGGACTCGGCCGCTGGGACGGCTACCAGATGCGCAACTTCTATTTCGACGCCAACGATCCGTATTCGCTGCCTGGCGACTTCATCCAGACCCTGCACGTGGATGCTCAAGGCCGGCTATGGGTGGGCACCAGCATCGACGGCCTGGCCCGGTATGACAAGCACAGCGAGCGTTTCGTGCGGGTGGCTGCCGGTGCGCTGTCCAGCCCGGCTGTGTATGCGATCGCCAGCGACAGGGACGGCGGCCTGTGGGTGGGCACGGCCGCCGGCCTCGATTACGTGGACGCCGCCGGCCAGGTGCGCCACCACCGGCGCGCGGACGCGGCGCCCGGCGGCCAGCGCGCCAACCAGGTCCGCGCCCTGCTGCTCGACCGCGACGGCGTGTTATGGATCGGATCCGACGCCGGCCTGGCCCGGCGCGACGCAGCCAGCGGCCGGATCGCGGACATCGCCGGCGTGGGTGACGCGGTGCTGTCGCTGAGCCAGAATCCGCAAGGCGGCGTGGTATTCGGCACCCTGCGCAGCGGCGTGGGTTTCGCCGGCGCCGACGCAGCCACCGCCGGCGCGCGCCTGCTGGCGCTGGCGGACCAGGGCCGGCGCCAGGCGATGGTGCTGTCGCTGACCGAAACCGTGCCCGGCCAGTGGTGGGCCGGCACCTATGGCGACGGCGTGATCGAATTCGATGCCGCCGGCATCCACCGCCGCATCACGCACCGGCCGGCGGTGGCGGTCAGCCTGGCCAGCGACCGGGTGGCGGCGTTGTGGCGCGACCGCAGCGGCCTGGTATGGGTCGCCAACGAGCGCGGTGTCGATACCCACGATCCGCGCAACCGCACCTTCAGCACCATCTTCGATGGCGTCGGCTTGCCGGAGATTTCCGCCTCGGCCTTCATGACCGACCAGGGCGGCCGCTTGTGGGTGGCGCTGGCCGACCAGGGCATCGACCTGATCGCGCCGGACGCCACCCGCCGCGCCGGCCTGCGGCCCGACCCGCTGCGGCCGGACACCGCCCTGCCCGGCAGCCTGATCCTGGCCATGACCGAAGCCGAACCGAACGAGGCGTGGATCGGCACCCTTGCCGGGCTGTACCACACCAGCGGCCAGGGCAGCCAGGTGCGGCGGGTACCGTTGCCGCACCACGAGCCGTTGCCGCGCATTGGCAGCATCCTGCGGCGTGGCGGCGAGTTATGGCTGGGCACGCCAAGCGGCCTGTTGCGTTACGATCCGCGCGCCGCCACGGTCCAGGCTTTCCACCAGGGGCCGGCCGCTGCCGGCGGCCTCTCTGACAGCCGCGTCACCACCCTGCTGGAAGCACCAGACGGCATGCTGTGGGTGGGCACCCGCAACGGCCTCAATCGTTTCGATCCGGCCACCGGCCGCGCCGAGCAGATCCTGGCCGAGCCGGTCCGCAGCGACGGCCTGCCGCCGGGCCTGATCAACACCCTGGCTTTCGATCGCCGCGGTCGGCTCTGGGTGGGCACCAACAGCGGCGGCATCGCCATCCTCGACGGCCAGACCGCCGACGGCAAGCCGCGCTTCCTGCGGCTTGCCGTCGGTACCGGCCTGTCGGGCAAGAACGCCAGCGGCCTGCGGCTCGACGCCAGCGGCCGCATGTGGGCAGCGGCCGGTAACGGCATTGCCGTGATCGACCCCGAGACCCTGGGTATCGAGTTGTTCGGCCGGGCCGACGGCCTGGTGTTCCAGGCCTATTTCGGCGGGGCCGGCGCCCGGACCGCCCACGGCGAGCCGGTGTTCGGCACCTCGGGCGGCTACGTGGTGGTGCGGCAGACGCCGGTGCAGCGCTGGAACTACCAGCCGCAACTGGTGGTCAGCAATGTCCAGCTCGACACACGCCAGGTGGCGCCCGCGCCCTTGCTGGCGGCAGACGGCCCCGGCCTGGAAATTCCGGCCGGCACCCGCAACGTCAATATCGAAATCGCTTCGCTCGACTATTCCGCCAGCGCCCGCAACCGCTACGCGTTCCGCCTCGAGGGCTACGACAAGGACTGGGTGGAGGCAGATGCCAGCCACCGCATCGCCACCTACGCCAACGTGGCGCCCGGCACCTACCGCCTGCACATGCGCGGCAGCAATCGCGACGGCGCCTGGAGTCCGCACGAGCTGACCATGGCGCTGCGCTTCCTGCCGGCCTGGTACCAGACCTGGTGGGCGCGCTCCGGCGCGGCGCTCGGCATACTGCTGCTGGGCTGGGGCCTGTACCGCTGGCGCATCCGGCAGCTCGAGCATGCCAAGCTGCAGTTGCAGCAGGAGGTGTACGCCCGCACCCGCCACCTGGCGCGGGTCCACGCCATCGTCAAGTCGATCAACGACCAGCTCGATTTCGATGCGCTGCTGCAGGCGATCCTGCTCGAGTCGAGCGCGATTGGCGACGTCTGCGGCGCCTGCGCGCTGATCCGCGAACCGGGCGCCGGACAACTGAAGGTGCACGCCAGCTGGCAGACCAGCGTGGTGCCGCCGTGTGCGGCCATGACGCTGGAGGAGGCCCACACCCTGCTGGTTGCTGGCGCCGAACTGATCATGCCGGAGATGTACCTCAGCCGCAACAGCGCCGGCGCCGTGCTGGCGGTGCGCATCTGCAGCGGCGAAGAAGTGCAGGGCTACCTGGTGTTCGAGCAGCAGCAGGCCTTCGCCGGCGCCGACCTGGACATGTTCAAGGCGCTCAAGGAGCCGTTCATCTCGGCCTTCCAGAAAGCCGACGCGATCCGCGCCATCCAGCAGGCGCGCGCCGACGCCGAAGCCTCCACCCGCGCCAAGAGCGACTTCCTGGCCAATATCAGCCACGAGATCCGCACGCCGATGAACGCCATCCTCGGCTTTGCCGGCCTCGGCGCGCACCTCGACCTGCCCTCGAAGCCGCGCGATTACTTCCACAAGATCGACCGCGCCGGCAAGAACCTGCTGGGCATCATCGACGACGTGCTCGATTTTTCCAAGATCGAGTCGGGCAAGCTGGCGCTGGAAAGCGTGCCGTTCGACCTGGCGGACGTGCTCGACCAGGTGGTGGACTTGTTCTCGTGGCGCGCGGCGGAAAAAGGCCTGGAGCTGGTGGCCTGGGCCGACCCGGACGTGCCGGCGCGCCTGGCCGGCGATCCGCTGCGCCTGGGCCAGGTGCTGATCAACCTGGTGGGCAATGCCCTCAAGTTCACCGCGCGCGGCGAGATCGTGGTGCAGGTAACGCGGGAAACCGGGCCGGACGGGGACCGCCTGCGGTTCGCCGTCAGCGACAGCGGCGTGGGCATCAGCGCCGAGCAGCAGCAGCGCCTGTTCCACGCCTTCAGCCAGGCCGACAGCAGCACCACGCGCCTGTACGGCGGCACCGGGCTGGGCCTGGCGATCTCGCAGCAGCTGGTGCGTGCCATGGGCGGCGTGATCGGTGTTGACAGCATGCCGGGACAAGGCAGCCGCTTCCATTTCAGCGTCGCCCTGCCCAGCCTGCCGGCGCGCCACGACGATGCGCCCGGTTTGCTGGCGCTGCTCGCTGGCACGCGGGTGCTGGTGGTGGACGACAGCGCGGTGGTGCGCACCATGTTCGCCCAGCAGCTGGGCGACGCCGGCCTGCCGGTGACCACCGCCGGGTCTGCTGATGCGGCGGCGGCGGCCGTGGACACCTACCTGGCGCCGGAGCCGGTGGACGTGGTGGTGCTGGACTGGGACATGCCGGGCGCGCACGGCGCCGACACGGTCCGGCGCCTGCGCCAGGCAGCCGCGCCCGGTGCGCCCGCGATCGTGATCATGGCCACCGAGTACGGCCGCGAGGCGGCCATGCGCGCGGCCGGCCAGCTCGGCATCCGTCATTGCCTGGCCAAGCCGGTCAACCGCGCGCGCATGCTGCTGACCATCGCGCAGGCGCTGGGCCTGGCCGCCGACGAACCGGCAGTGGCGCCGCTGTCGCCGCGCGTGCTGTCGGCGGCGGCGCAGCGCCTGGCCGGCGCCCGCGTGCTGGTGGTCGATGACAACCAGATCAACCAGCAGGTCGCGCGCGAGGTGTTGCTCGGCGGCGGCCTGCAGGTGGACCTGGCCGCCACCGGCATGGAGGCGGTGCGCATGGTCGAGGCCTGCCGTTACGACGCCGTGCTGATGGATATCCAGATGCCGGAGATGGACGGTTACGAGGCGACCGCACTGATCCGCGCGCGCCATTCGACCGCGCAGTTGCCGGTGATCGCCATGACCGCGCACGCGGTGCCGGGCTTCCGCGAAAACAGCCTGGCCATGGGCATGAACGACTACATCACCAAGCCGATCGAGCCGGAACGGCTGTTCGAGGTGCTGGCCGGCTGGATCATCGGCCGCGCCGCGCCGGCGCTGCCGGCACCGGCACCGGAGGCTGGCGTTGCTGACGGTGACGGCAGCGCTGACGGCCAGGCCGGCGAGTCCGCCATCGACGCAGGCATGGACACCGGCGCCGCGCTGGTGCGGCTGGGCGGCAACCGCCGCCTGCTCACGGTCCTGCTCGAGAAATTCGTGGAGGAATTCGCCGCCACGCCGGCGCAACTGGCGGCCGCCATCGACGCCGGCAATACCGAGCAGGCCGCGCTGCTGGTCCACAAGGTCAAGGGGGCGGCCGGCAACCTGTCGATGGGGCAGTTGCACCGCTGCAGCGACGCCCTCGAGCAGCAACTGCGCAGCGCGCCGGAGCATGCTGCGCCAGCGCTGGCGGCGTTCGACGCGGCCCTGGAAACAGTGCTCGAGGCAGCACGCGAGGCGGACCCTGGTGACGGTTAAACTCGTTGTAAATTCACCAAGTTCGGCGTAGGATGGCCTGGCAGTGCACTGTTTTTATCCACCTTGAGGGAGTACACGATGATTAAACAGACTTTCGATCAGCTCAGCGCCATGCTCGCCAAACTGGCCACCGACGATGGTTTCCGCGACCGCATGCAAAGCGACCCGGTACGCGCCCTGAGCGCACTCGGCATCGAACTCGATCCGGCCAAGGTGCCGGCCGTGCGCAGCCTGCCGTCCAAGCAGGTGAGCGCCGCCGACCATGCCACGTTCGAAAGCAAGGAAGCCGGCGAACGGACCATGGTGCTGTTCATGCTCTCGGGCGTGTCGGCATCGCGCCTGGCCACCTGATCGCCTGATCACTTGACCGGCTAACCGGCTATCCGGCCACCTGGCCGAGGCCGGTTTCGCCGTAGCGCAGTTCCACCATCTCGCGCGCGCCGGTCGCAGCCACGCCGCAGCCGCACACGGCAATCACCGCGTGGCGCAGATGGTCCAGCCCCAGCATGGTTTCGATATCGATGTCGTTGATGGCGGCGGTGATAAACGCCGGCAAGCCCGCTTCCGACGCCAGCAGATAAAACGTCTGCGACAGGTGGCCGGCATCGAGCGACATCGCGCGGTACGCCTTCTGGTGGTTGCGGTATTTCCAGAACGAGCGCTCCACCCGTCCCACCATTACCACCTGCATCGCCGCGCCGGCCAGCCAGTACTGGTCCGCCACCATTTGCAGCGCCAGCGCCGCCGCTTCGTCCTGCGTGGTTGCGCGCAGCGGCACCAGCGTGTTGTCGAGCGGATGGTAGTGGTACAAGCCCGGCGCCAGGCCGTCCACCCGTTGCACCAGCACGAACGCTTCGACCGGATGCAGGCCGCCGCCCGACGGGCTGGTCTTTTTCAGGACGTTGGCGTGCGGGCCGATGTGGCGCAGTTCCTGGGCGCCGAACGTGCGTTGCAGCAGGCGCGCCGCCACCGCCAGCGGCAGGCTGGCGCTGGTATCGTAGTTGCGGCCCGTGTAGCGGCGCAGCAGTACCTCGTCGAGCATGCCGGCGGGCGCCGGCAGCGGCACCGCCGCGCCGATGCTGGCCACCTGCTGCACCGGCGGCGGCGGATTGCCGTGGCGTTCGAGCAGTTCCTCGAAGCTGGGCGCCTCCATGCCGGTGTCGCTGCGCACGTCGTGCCAGCGCGAGAACGTGTGCGCCAGCGCCGCCAGCGGCCGCCAGTGCAGCGTGCGCAAGGTGTCGTCGCGCTCGCGCAGGGCGTCCTGCGCGGTGGCCTGCTCTGGCTGCTGGCCCCGGGCCTCGGCCAGCAGCAGGCCGTGCGCGAGCAGCCGGTCCACGACCGCCGCGCCATGGCGTTCGGCGACCTCATCGCGCGCGGTCCAGACCGATGAACCGACTGCGGCCAGTGCCGCCAGGTCGGCCGCATCGACCTCGATCTCGCGGTCCAGGTGCGGCGCCAGCGCCAGCCAGCGGGTGCTGGCCGCCAGGGTGCTGGTGCCGGCAAACAGCGCGGCCCAGTCGATGTCCAGTTCTTCGCGGGGTTCGAGGTACAACACGGCGCAGCGGCGTAGATTCATGGTCTTTATCTCTCCTGCTCAAGTTGAGAAATCGGCAATAACGAAGACCAGTCTAGCGCATCCTTCGCCAGCGGGAAAGTGGCGGCGGACGGAATTTTCAGCGGCCATTACTTGTACAATGAAAGTAAAAAGCGCGTTGCAATACCTGATGGTGGCAGTGCGGCATCGCACCATTCTGGCGCATGATGGTCTACACTAGCGGACATGATCAAAGACCTGCCATCGCTGGTGCTGCCCGGCGCCACAATCGACATCCTCAAAGCCAGCTGCGCCACGTGCAGCATGCACCAGCTGTGTTTGCCCATGGGACTGGGCAACGAAGACATGGACCGGCTCGACCAGATCATCGGCCGCCGTCGCAAGGTCGCGCGCGGCAATACCTTGTTCCGCATTGGCGATTCGTTCCAGAACCTGTACGCGATCCGCCTCGGCCACTTCAAGACCTACCAGGTCAACCGCGAAGGCGCGGAGCAGATCACCGGCTTCCAGATGGCCGGCGAGCTGCTCGGCATGGACGCCATCAGCACCGACCTGCACCATTGCACGGCGGTGGCGCTGGAAGACAGCGAGGTGTGCGAAATTCCGTTCGCCACCTTGCAGCAACTGCTGGCCGAAATGCCGACCCTGCTGCGCCACTTCCACCGCATGATGAGCCAGGAAATCACGCGCGAGCAAAGCGTGATGCTCTTGCTCGGCAATATGCAGGCCACCCAGCGCTTCGCCGCCTTCCTGGTCAACCTGTCGTCGCGCTACGAAGCGCGCGGCTACTCGCCCAACGCCTTCCAGCTGCGCATGTCGCGCGAAGAGATCGGCAACTACCTGGGCCTGACCATCGAAAGCATCAGCCGCCTGCTGTCGAAGTTCAAGAAAGAAGGACTGGTCCGGGTGAGCAACCGCGAAATCGAACTGCTCAAGCCGCTGACACTCAAGGCGATTACGGCCGGTACCGAAACCTGCGGTTAATGCGGCTAATTGGATGCCCGCCTGCGCGGGCATGACGGAGTAAAAGTTAACGGTATGAACGCATAACCATCCGGGCCGTCATTGCGCACCGGCGATAGACGCCGCCGGCGCCACATCCGCTACCAACGTCACACCGCGCTCCTTCGGCCACGTCCACGCGCCGGCCAGGCGCCAGTCGCGTTTTTCGCCTTCCACCAGCACCACCCAGCGGCTGCGTTCGAGCATGGCCAGTGGCAGTTCGAAGCGGCCGGCCGCATCGGGTTGCACGGTCGCTTCGATATCCTTGTCGGGCAAGGTCGCGTGCGCGAGGCGCAGCCGCAGCCGCTCGGTGATGCCGTCGCCGCTGGCGCGCTGCACCTGGCCCGTCAGCGCGCCGCGATTGGCGTCGTACCCGATCGTCATCGACAGGCCCATGGCGCTGGCCACGCGGTCGCGGCTCAGGTCCTGGTTGATGGCCTTGCCCTGCTTGTAGTAGTCGCCGACCACCACCGGGTCGGGCGTCGAAAACGCCAGCCAGGCGGTAAACACGCTGCCGGCCACCACGATGGCCGGGCCCAGCATCAGGAACCACGGCCAGCGCTGCTTGTACCACGGTGTGACCGTGCTGTGTAAATGGTGCATGGTGATCTCCTAGCGCGGCACGATGAAGACCGCAGTTTCTTTCACATGCAGCGCCGGATCATCCACCGATGTCAGCGCCACTTCGATCTTGTTCGAGCCCTTGTGTGCGGCGCCGTGCGCGGTGCGCAGGCGGATCGGCACGCCGCGCGTTTCGGTCGCCTCCAACTGCACGGTAGCGGGCGTGACCAGGGCCAGCGTGTCGATGCCGGACACGCTGATGCGATACGTGTGGGCGCGCTCGGTCGTGTTCATGATCTGCAGCCGATAGACGTTTTCGATCATGCCGTCTTCGACCTCGCGACCCATGGCGCCACGGTCGCGGATCACGTCCATTTTCAGTGGCACGCGCAGGTACAGGGCGGCGCCGGCGCCGGCCACGATCAGGCACAGCACGGCGGTGTAGATGCGCACCCGGGGACGCCAGGTGCGGCGGCGGATTTCGCTGGGCGTTAAATGCTCGTCGAGCGCGCGCTCGGTGGCGTAGCGGATCAGGCCGCGCGGCGCATCGATCTTGTCCATCACGCCGTTGCAGGCATCCACGCACGCGGCGCAGCCGATGCACTCGTATTGCAGGCCGTTGCGAATGTCGATGCCGGTGGGGCACACCTGCACGCACATCGAGCAGTCGATGCAGGCGCCGCCGGTGTTGGCTGTTTGCTTGTGGCGTGGAACCAGTGGACCACGCGGTTCGCCGCGCCTGGCATCGTAGGTGATGATCAGGGTGTCGCGGTCGAACATCGAGCTCTGGAAGCGGGCGTACGGGCACATGTACTTGCACACCTGCTCGCGCATCCAGCCGGCATTGCCGTAGGTGGCAAAGGCGTAGAACAGCACCCAGAACCATTCCCACGGGCCGAAGTCGAAGGTCTGCACCTCGACCATCAGCTCGCGGATCGGCGTGAAGTAGCCAACAAAGGTAAAGCCGGTCCACAGGGCCACCGCGCCCCAGGCCAGGTGCTTGGCGGTTTTTTTACCGAGCTTGCCGGCGGACCAGGGCTGGCGGTCGAGCAGCATGCGCGCGCTGCGCTTGCCTTCGATGCGGCGTTCGATCCACAGGAAAATTTCGGTATAAACAGTTTGCGGGCAGGTGAAGCCGCACCAGACGCGCCCGGCCACGGCGGTGGCCAGGAACAGCAAATACGCGCTGATGATCAGCAGTACCGCCAGGTAAATGAAATCCTGAGGCCACAAGACCATGCCGAAGATGTAGAACTTGCGCGTGGTCAGGTCGAACAGCAAGGCCTGGCGGTCGTTCCAGAGCAGCCACGGGGTGCCGTAAAACGCCAGCTGCGTCAGCCACACGAACAGCCAGCGCAGGCGGGCGTAGCGGCCCGAGGTTTCGCGCGGGTAGATTTCCTCGCGCGCCGCATACATCTTGATGACTTGTGTCTCGGGGGCACTCATTTTGCTGGTTCCGGTTCCGGATTGGCAGCCGGCGCTGGCGCCGGCTGCGTCACATCATTGGACAAGCTCCAGATGTAGGCAGCCAGCACGTGCACCTTGGCGTCGCCGAGGAAGTCGCCAAACGCCGGCATGGTGGCAGCGCGGCCGTTGCGGATGGTTTCCATGATGGTGTCGGCGCTGCCGCCGAACAGCCAGACCTTGTCGGTCAGGTTCGGTGCGCCGAGCGCGGCGTTGCCCTTGGCGTCGGCGCCGTGGCAGGCCATGCAGGCGCCGAATTTCGCTTTGCCGAACACCGCCTTGATCGGATCGGATGTCGAACCGGACAGGCTCAGCACGTAATGGGCGACGTTCTCGATATCCTTCTCGCTGCCCACGGCCGCGCCCATCGGCGGCATCACGCCGGTACGCCCGTGCAGGATGGTCTGCTTGATGATCTCGGGCGTGCCGCCGAACAGCCAGTCCTTGTCGGCCAAGTTTGGAAAGCCCTTGTTGCCGCGCGCGTCGGACCCGTGGCACTGGGCGCAATAGGTGAGGAACAGCCGCTCGCCGATGGCGCGCGCCTTCGGATCGGCCGCCACCGCTTTCAAATCCTGCTGCTGGTACTGGGCGAACAGCGGACCATATTCCGCCTCGGCCTGTTTCAGTTCGGTCTGGTAGTTGCCGGTGGAGCTCCAGCCCAGCTTGCCTGCATAACTGCCCAGGCCCGGGTACAGCACCAGGTACACCAGCGCGAAGACGATGGTGATGTAGAACAGCCACATCCACCAGCGCGGCATCGGCGTGTTCAGCTCGGTCAAATCCTGGTCCCAGATGTGGCCGGTCGTATCGACATTGATGTCGCTGCGCTTGCCCACCCGCGCCTTCGATTGCGCCCACAGCAGGATGCCGCAACCGATGATGCCGAGCAGAGTGATGGCGGCGATGTAGTAATCCCAGAAGCCGCTGGTAAAGTCAGCCATGATGCACCTCGCGCTCGCTTTTCAGCGGCTCGTCGGCAAACGGGGCAAGTGCTGCCTGGGTAAAATCGGTTTCCTTGTGGTGGATATACGCCCACCACACGATGCCGATGAACGTGACAAACGACACCACCGTCATCACGCTGCTGGCCTGGTCAAACAGGTTCTCGATAGCCATGTCAGTTCCTTGCTTTGATTAACGTGCCCAGGCCTTGCAGATAGGCGATCAGGGCGTCTTCCTCGGTCTTGTCCTTCAGTTCTTCCGGCGCGGCGGCGATCTCGGCATCGGTGTACGGGTCGCCCAGGCGCTGCAGCGCGCGCAGCTTCGGCACCACGTCCTGCGGCACCAGTTTGGTCTTGGCCAGCCACGGGTAGTTGGGCATATTCGATTCCGGCACCACGTCGCGCGGGTTGGCCAGGTGGGTGCGGTGCCATTCGTCGCTGTAGCGGCCGCCTACGCGCGCCAGATCGGGGCCGGTGCGCTTGGAGCCCCACTGGAACGGCCGGTCATAGACGAACTCGCCGGCAACGGAATAGTGGCCGTAGCGCTCGGTCTCGGCGCGCAGCGGCCGCACCATCTGCGAGTGGCAGTTGTAGCAGCCTTCGCGTACATAGATGTCGCGGCCGGTCAGCCGCAGCGGGCTGTACGGTTTAAGGCCGGCCACCGGTTCGGTGGTGGACTTCTGGAAGAACAGCGGCACGATTTCCACGGCGCCGCCTACGCTGATCACCAGGGTGACCAGGGCGATCAGCAGCCAGGGATTTTTTTCGATCCATTCATGTGAGAATTTCATGGGCACTCCGGGTTCAATGGGCCGCAGCCAGGGCAGGGATGGGGGCGATGACGGTGGCGCGGCGGCGCAAGGTCATCCAGGTGTTGTAGCCCATCACGCACATGCCGCTGAAATACATGAAGCCGCCCAGCACCCGTACCGCATAGTACGGATACGTGGCCTTCACGCCTTCGACAAAGGTGTAGGTGAGGGTGCCGTCGGGGTTGACCGCGCGCCACATCAGGCCCTGCATCACGCCGGCGATCCACATCGCGGCGATGTACAGCACCACGCCGATGGTGGCCACCCAGAAGTGCAGGTCGATCAGCTTGACGCTGTACATTTTCTGTTCGCCCACCAGGCGCGGAATCAGGTAATAGATCGAGCCCATGGTGATGAAGCCGACCCAGCCGAGCGCGCCGCCGTGCACGTGGGCCACGGTCCAGTCGGTGTAGTGGGAGAGGGCGTTGATGGTCTTGATCGACATCATCGGGCCCTCGAAGGTGGCGATGCCGTAGAACGACAGCGAGACGATCATGAATTTCAGGATCGGGTCGGTGCGCAGCTTGTGCCAGGCGCCCGATAACGTCATCATGCCGTTGATCATGCCGCCCCACGACGGCGCCAGCAGCACCAGCGAGAACACCATGCCCACCGACTGGGTCCAGTCGGGCAGCGCCGTGTAGTGCAGGTGGTGCGGGCCGGCCCACATGTACGTGAAGATCAGCGCCCAGAAGTGGACGATCGACAGCCGGTACGAGTACACGGGGCGTTCGGCCTGCTTGGGGATGAAGTAATACACCATGCCCAGGTAGCCGGCGGTGAGGATGAAGCCCACCGCGTTATGGCCGTACCACCACTGGATCATGGCGTCCTGCACGCCGGTGTAGGCGGAATAGGACTTGGTCAGGCTGGCCGGCATGCTGGCGCCCTGCACCACGTGCAGGATGGTCACGGCCAGGATGTAGGCGCCGAAGAACCAGTTGGCCACATAGATGTGCTTGACCTTGCGGGTGATGAGCGTGCCGAAGAACACGACCGCGTAGGCGATCCACACCAGCGCGATCAGGATCGTGATCGGCCATTCGAGTTCGGCGTATTCCTTGCCGCGCGTATAACCCATCGGCAGCGTGACCACTGCCAGCAGGATCACGGCCTGCCAGCCCCAGAACGTAAATGATGCCAGCTTGTCGGAAAACAGCCGTACCTGGCAGGTGCGCTGCACCACGTAGTACGACGTGGCGAACAGGCCGCAGATGCCGAATGCGAAAATCACCGCGTTGGTATGCAGTGGGCGCAGGCGGCCATAGGTCAGCCATGGAATGTCGAGGTTCAGCGCCGGCCATGCCAGTTGGGCGGCGATGATCACCCCCACCAGCATGCCGACGATGCCCCAGATCACGGTGGCGATCGCGAACTGCTTCACGACCTTGTAGTTGTAATTCGATGCTAGCTCCACACAAGCT
This is a stretch of genomic DNA from Duganella zoogloeoides. It encodes these proteins:
- the ccoG gene encoding cytochrome c oxidase accessory protein CcoG, with the translated sequence MSAPETQVIKMYAAREEIYPRETSGRYARLRWLFVWLTQLAFYGTPWLLWNDRQALLFDLTTRKFYIFGMVLWPQDFIYLAVLLIISAYLLFLATAVAGRVWCGFTCPQTVYTEIFLWIERRIEGKRSARMLLDRQPWSAGKLGKKTAKHLAWGAVALWTGFTFVGYFTPIRELMVEVQTFDFGPWEWFWVLFYAFATYGNAGWMREQVCKYMCPYARFQSSMFDRDTLIITYDARRGEPRGPLVPRHKQTANTGGACIDCSMCVQVCPTGIDIRNGLQYECIGCAACVDACNGVMDKIDAPRGLIRYATERALDEHLTPSEIRRRTWRPRVRIYTAVLCLIVAGAGAALYLRVPLKMDVIRDRGAMGREVEDGMIENVYRLQIMNTTERAHTYRISVSGIDTLALVTPATVQLEATETRGVPIRLRTAHGAAHKGSNKIEVALTSVDDPALHVKETAVFIVPR
- the ccoP gene encoding cytochrome-c oxidase, cbb3-type subunit III; this translates as MADFTSGFWDYYIAAITLLGIIGCGILLWAQSKARVGKRSDINVDTTGHIWDQDLTELNTPMPRWWMWLFYITIVFALVYLVLYPGLGSYAGKLGWSSTGNYQTELKQAEAEYGPLFAQYQQQDLKAVAADPKARAIGERLFLTYCAQCHGSDARGNKGFPNLADKDWLFGGTPEIIKQTILHGRTGVMPPMGAAVGSEKDIENVAHYVLSLSGSTSDPIKAVFGKAKFGACMACHGADAKGNAALGAPNLTDKVWLFGGSADTIMETIRNGRAATMPAFGDFLGDAKVHVLAAYIWSLSNDVTQPAPAPAANPEPEPAK
- a CDS encoding cbb3-type cytochrome oxidase subunit 3, encoding MAIENLFDQASSVMTVVSFVTFIGIVWWAYIHHKETDFTQAALAPFADEPLKSEREVHHG
- the ccoO gene encoding cytochrome-c oxidase, cbb3-type subunit II produces the protein MKFSHEWIEKNPWLLIALVTLVISVGGAVEIVPLFFQKSTTEPVAGLKPYSPLRLTGRDIYVREGCYNCHSQMVRPLRAETERYGHYSVAGEFVYDRPFQWGSKRTGPDLARVGGRYSDEWHRTHLANPRDVVPESNMPNYPWLAKTKLVPQDVVPKLRALQRLGDPYTDAEIAAAPEELKDKTEEDALIAYLQGLGTLIKARN
- the ccoN gene encoding cytochrome-c oxidase, cbb3-type subunit I, which gives rise to MELASNYNYKVVKQFAIATVIWGIVGMLVGVIIAAQLAWPALNLDIPWLTYGRLRPLHTNAVIFAFGICGLFATSYYVVQRTCQVRLFSDKLASFTFWGWQAVILLAVVTLPMGYTRGKEYAELEWPITILIALVWIAYAVVFFGTLITRKVKHIYVANWFFGAYILAVTILHVVQGASMPASLTKSYSAYTGVQDAMIQWWYGHNAVGFILTAGYLGMVYYFIPKQAERPVYSYRLSIVHFWALIFTYMWAGPHHLHYTALPDWTQSVGMVFSLVLLAPSWGGMINGMMTLSGAWHKLRTDPILKFMIVSLSFYGIATFEGPMMSIKTINALSHYTDWTVAHVHGGALGWVGFITMGSIYYLIPRLVGEQKMYSVKLIDLHFWVATIGVVLYIAAMWIAGVMQGLMWRAVNPDGTLTYTFVEGVKATYPYYAVRVLGGFMYFSGMCVMGYNTWMTLRRRATVIAPIPALAAAH